The following are encoded in a window of Bradyrhizobium guangdongense genomic DNA:
- the cpaB gene encoding Flp pilus assembly protein CpaB — MNTARIVVLVIALGAGGVAAYLASSYDKQLAPVAPVAEKLPTVEVLVAKSDIQLGQAVKAEDLQWQTWPQATASSAFIRRDSRPDAQTQIAGSIARVPLMQGEPIRDQKLVKADGSGFMAAILPSGMRAVSTEISAETGAGGFILPNDRVDIVLTRRLKNPDTNGPTAGNDLVVSEVVLTNVRVLAIDQAPKEKDGQNAVIGKTVTLELRPDQVATLSASRQGGTLTLALRSIADANAADNSAEDLALKQHQTGVNVIRYGVSARQLTSQK; from the coding sequence ATGAACACCGCACGCATTGTCGTTCTCGTCATCGCACTGGGCGCCGGCGGCGTCGCTGCGTATCTGGCGAGCAGCTACGACAAACAGCTCGCGCCCGTTGCTCCGGTGGCCGAGAAGCTGCCGACGGTCGAGGTGCTCGTCGCCAAATCCGACATCCAGCTCGGCCAGGCCGTGAAGGCGGAGGATCTGCAATGGCAGACCTGGCCGCAAGCGACCGCCAGCAGCGCCTTCATCCGCCGCGACTCCAGGCCCGACGCGCAGACCCAGATCGCCGGCTCGATCGCGCGCGTGCCCTTGATGCAGGGCGAGCCGATCCGCGACCAGAAGCTGGTGAAGGCCGACGGGTCCGGCTTCATGGCCGCGATCCTGCCGTCAGGCATGCGGGCCGTATCCACCGAGATTTCAGCCGAGACCGGAGCCGGCGGCTTCATCCTGCCGAATGACCGCGTCGACATCGTGCTGACACGGCGCCTGAAGAATCCCGATACCAACGGCCCGACCGCCGGCAACGACCTGGTCGTCTCGGAGGTCGTCCTGACCAACGTCCGGGTGCTCGCGATCGACCAGGCGCCGAAGGAAAAGGATGGCCAGAACGCCGTGATCGGCAAGACCGTCACGCTCGAGCTCCGGCCCGACCAGGTCGCGACGCTCTCGGCCTCGCGTCAGGGCGGCACGCTGACGCTCGCGCTTCGCAGCATCGCCGACGCCAACGCAGCCGACAATTCGGCCGAGGACCTCGCGCTCAAGCAGCATCAGACCGGCGTGAACGTGATCCGCTACGGCGTATCGGCAAGACAACTGACGTCACAGAAGTGA
- a CDS encoding type II and III secretion system protein family protein gives MKDGGYRTGLRIRGKRAGSFWAGVMLMLGLIAAPDLVRAADAPVGDQAPMQAPDLGVSTVATIAPARTRFLSLGVGKSVVIDLPREVKDVLVADPKIANAVIRSSQRAYIIGAQVGQTNVVFFTADGQQVAAYDIAVKRDLNGMRAALRQSMPGVQIEGVGDSVMLTGSVSSPVEAQQAGDVAAKLVGGADKVVNNIVVRGRDQVMLKVVVGEVRRDIVKQLGVDLSASLNAGTAVVNFNNSNPFSVSGGPIVSNNGLGVTGLAKGVATVNATMRAMESAGVMRTLAEPSLTAISGESATFVAGGEFPIPGGYACDPVTHVCTTQVTYKKFGISLNFTPVVLSEGRISLRVMTEVSELSNTNSITLTQAVSANSNNSITIPSLQTRRAETTLEIPSGGSMAMAGLIQQQTKQAINGLPGLDQVPILGALFRSQDFVNNETELMVIVTPYVVRAVAQKELSRPDDGFAPSSDAQSALLGRMNRLYGIAARRIDPIDGASGDFGFIID, from the coding sequence ATGAAGGACGGGGGATATCGGACGGGCCTGCGCATTCGGGGGAAGCGCGCCGGCTCGTTCTGGGCGGGGGTGATGCTGATGCTGGGGCTGATCGCAGCCCCCGATCTCGTTCGCGCCGCGGATGCGCCGGTCGGAGACCAGGCGCCGATGCAGGCGCCGGATCTCGGCGTGTCGACGGTCGCGACCATCGCACCCGCCAGGACACGCTTCCTGTCGCTCGGCGTCGGCAAGTCGGTCGTCATCGACCTGCCGCGCGAGGTCAAGGATGTGCTGGTGGCCGATCCCAAGATCGCGAACGCGGTGATCCGTTCGTCGCAGCGCGCCTATATCATCGGCGCCCAGGTCGGCCAGACCAACGTGGTGTTCTTCACCGCCGACGGCCAGCAGGTCGCCGCCTACGACATCGCCGTGAAGCGCGATCTCAACGGCATGCGCGCGGCGCTGCGGCAGTCGATGCCCGGCGTGCAGATCGAGGGCGTGGGCGACAGTGTCATGCTGACCGGATCGGTGTCGAGCCCGGTCGAGGCCCAGCAGGCGGGCGACGTCGCCGCAAAGCTGGTCGGCGGCGCGGACAAGGTCGTCAACAACATCGTCGTGCGCGGCCGCGACCAAGTGATGCTCAAGGTCGTCGTCGGTGAAGTCCGTCGCGACATCGTCAAGCAGCTCGGCGTCGATCTCAGTGCCAGCCTCAACGCCGGCACCGCGGTCGTGAATTTCAACAACTCCAATCCGTTCTCGGTCTCGGGCGGCCCGATCGTCAGCAACAACGGCCTCGGCGTCACCGGCCTCGCCAAGGGCGTCGCCACCGTCAACGCCACGATGCGCGCGATGGAAAGCGCGGGCGTGATGCGGACGCTGGCCGAGCCGAGCCTGACGGCGATCTCGGGTGAATCCGCGACGTTCGTCGCCGGCGGCGAATTCCCGATTCCCGGCGGCTACGCCTGCGATCCGGTCACGCACGTTTGTACCACCCAGGTCACCTACAAGAAGTTCGGCATTTCCCTGAACTTCACCCCGGTCGTGCTTAGCGAGGGCCGCATCAGCCTGCGCGTGATGACCGAGGTCTCGGAGCTGTCGAATACGAATTCGATCACCTTGACGCAGGCGGTGTCCGCGAACTCGAACAACTCGATCACGATCCCCTCGCTCCAGACCCGCCGCGCCGAGACCACGCTGGAAATCCCGTCGGGCGGCTCGATGGCGATGGCCGGCCTGATCCAGCAGCAGACCAAGCAGGCGATCAACGGCCTGCCCGGCCTCGACCAGGTGCCGATCCTCGGTGCGCTGTTCCGCAGCCAGGACTTCGTCAACAACGAGACCGAGCTGATGGTGATCGTGACGCCCTACGTAGTGCGCGCGGTCGCCCAGAAGGAATTGTCGCGGCCCGACGACGGCTTCGCGCCGTCCTCGGATGCGCAATCGGCGCTGCTCGGCCGCATGAACCGCCTCTATGGCATCGCAGCGCGCCGCATTGATCCGATCGACGGCGCCAGCGGGGATTTCGGCTTCATCATCGACTGA